AATATGTGCGCAACAACCCAGGCGAAGTTTGCCCGGCTAAATGGCAGGAAGGTTCTGAAACACTTAAGCCAAGCCTTGATCTAGTTGGTAAATTATAAGGAGTGCTGAACATGCTTGAAGCAGATATTAAAGCACAATTAGAACAGTACCTGCAGATGATGGAAGGCGACATCGTCCTGAAAGTCAGCGCAGGCGACGATGACACATCGAAGGAGATGCTCTCTCTTGTGGAAGAGCTCTCTTCCATGTCATCCCGCATCTCAGTGGAAAAAGCAGAACTGACCAGAACACCAAGCTTCAGCGTGAATCGTCCTGGTGAGGAGACCGGCATCACGTTTGCCGGGATTCCCCTTGGACATGAATTCACTTCCCTTGTCCTTGCCCTCCTGCAAGTGAGCGGCAGAGCACCGAAAGTGGATCAAAGCGTCATCGATCAGATCAAGAGTATCAAAGGTGAACACCACTTCGAGACGTATGTCAGCCTAAGCTGTCATAACTGTCCGGACGTGGTGCAGGCACTGAACATCATGAGTGTCCTGAACCCGCACATCACCCATACGATGATCGACGGAGCTGCGTTCAAGGAAGAAGTGGAACGCAAGAACGTCATGGCCGTTCCTGCTGTCTACCTGAATGCGGAATTCTTCAACGGCGGACGTACGACGTTAGAAGAAATCCTATCTAAAATCGTGGAAGGTCCCGGTGCGGATGAGCTATCGGATAAAGATCCGTATGACGTCCTTGTCGTCGGTGGCGGACCTGCAGGATCCAGTGCGGCGATTTATGCGGCACGTAAAGGAATCCGTACAGGAATCGTCGCTGAACGCTTCGGCGGTCAGGTCCTTGACACGATGAGCATCGAGAACTTCATCAGCGTGAAGCAGACGGAAGGTCCGAAACTTGTGGCGAGCCTTGAAGAGCATGTGAAGGATTACGGCATCGATGTCATGAACCTTCAGCGTGCAAAACGCCTCGAGAAGAAAGATCTTGTGGAGCTTGAGCTTGAAAACGGCGCCGTCCTGAAGAGTAAGAGTCTGATCATCTCGACAGGTGCACGCTGGCGCAACATCAACGTTCCTGGTGAACAGGAGTTCAAGAACAAAGGAGTGGCATACTGCCCTCACTGTGACGGACCACTGTTCGAAGGCAAAGATGTCGCTGTCATCGGCGGAGGAAACTCCGGTATCGAAGCAGCCATCGACCTTGCAGGAATCGTCAAACACGTTACGGTCCTTGAGTTCAACTCTGAACTGAAAGCCGACGATGTACTGCAAAAGCGTCTTTTCAGCCTGCCGAACGTGACGGTGATCACGAACGCACAAACACAGGAAATCACCGGTACGGATAAGGTGAACGGCATTACCTACACCGACCGTGATACTCATGAAGAGAAACACATTGAACTGCAAGGCGTATTCGTCCAAATCGGTCTCGTTCCAAACACGGACTGGCTAGGCGACCTTGTAGAACGCACGAAATTCGGTGAAATCATCGTGGACAAACACGGTGCCACCAACGTCCCTGGCGTATTCGCTGCAGGAGACTGTACAGACAACGCCTACAACCAAATCATCATCTCCATGGGATCAGGAGCCACCGCCTCACTCGGCGCGTTTGACTATCTGATTCGGAACTAAGGAGATTTCTTACTAAAGTCCGTCCCTTGATTTGAGGGACGGACCTCTTTATGTTTTAACCCCCTGACTTCTCGTCTGAAAGCGGAAGTCCTTGCATCTTCTATTTCCCTTCCTTATCAATCCACTAAATTTTAACATATATATTCTATCATTGCCTGCTAATACGGGAGGGACGGATCTCTGTTTCACTGAAACAGAGGTCCGTCCCTCCCACAAAGTTTATGAAGACTTTAAATCTATTAAAGTCCTTATCCAATATGTGCGTTGCTTAATCCGTTAATACTTTGAAACTAGTTGATGGTAACCCCTGCACTCGCGTACCCTAATACGGTACCTACAAGTGTAATCCCTGTTACAGTAGCAGAGAACACCATTAATAGCCTGTCCCCCTGATCAACAGTGACTGCTAGATCTGATAGCGCTCCTCTACTGACATCACCAAGGGTAATAGGGGCAGTAATAGTGGGATTTAAGGAAACAAGGGTCTCGGGGATCGGATCGAAGGTATTCGTGGAAGGATCGGCTGAACGATATAACTGAGCTATGATAGTGGTATCACCCACAAGGGTTACGGAGGCAGTCGCACTAAAGAATGCAGACATGGAAGTGATGGTCCCTCCCCTGGGAACTGAGAAGGCAAAGTTTAGTAGCGTTCCTCCAGCTCCGGTCAGGTCAATTTGTCCACTTTCAAGTAGTGTCACCCCGGTAATACTGTTACCAAAACCTACAAGACTTGTCGTACCTACCAATCCTCCAGCAACGGTGGTCAATGCAACTGGAAGTCCAGAAGCATAGGGAATAATAGAGCCCGCGCCTGGAACTCCTGTATCTCCAGTGGCTCCTGTTTCACCTGTTTCACCTTGTGGTCCTGGTGGTCCTTGGGGTCCTTGGGGCCCTGTGGCTCCGGTTGGACCAGGAGGACAATTGCACTCATATGGAAAGATATCGCAACTCTCAGGAAAGAAGCTTGCGCTTGCTGGAAAATTAGTCCCTCTTCTTAACCTCGGTAACCCATTTCTAAATTGTTCTCTCAATTCTTTCACTCCTATTTGAAAAGATTTATTAAACTCAAGATTTACTCTTTCCCAGCCCACCCTTTCTTTATGAGTATTGAAAAAAACACT
The DNA window shown above is from Rossellomorea vietnamensis and carries:
- a CDS encoding exosporium glycoprotein BclB-related protein; protein product: MREQFRNGLPRLRRGTNFPASASFFPESCDIFPYECNCPPGPTGATGPQGPQGPPGPQGETGETGATGDTGVPGAGSIIPYASGLPVALTTVAGGLVGTTSLVGFGNSITGVTLLESGQIDLTGAGGTLLNFAFSVPRGGTITSMSAFFSATASVTLVGDTTIIAQLYRSADPSTNTFDPIPETLVSLNPTITAPITLGDVSRGALSDLAVTVDQGDRLLMVFSATVTGITLVGTVLGYASAGVTIN
- the ahpF gene encoding alkyl hydroperoxide reductase subunit F, with translation MLEADIKAQLEQYLQMMEGDIVLKVSAGDDDTSKEMLSLVEELSSMSSRISVEKAELTRTPSFSVNRPGEETGITFAGIPLGHEFTSLVLALLQVSGRAPKVDQSVIDQIKSIKGEHHFETYVSLSCHNCPDVVQALNIMSVLNPHITHTMIDGAAFKEEVERKNVMAVPAVYLNAEFFNGGRTTLEEILSKIVEGPGADELSDKDPYDVLVVGGGPAGSSAAIYAARKGIRTGIVAERFGGQVLDTMSIENFISVKQTEGPKLVASLEEHVKDYGIDVMNLQRAKRLEKKDLVELELENGAVLKSKSLIISTGARWRNINVPGEQEFKNKGVAYCPHCDGPLFEGKDVAVIGGGNSGIEAAIDLAGIVKHVTVLEFNSELKADDVLQKRLFSLPNVTVITNAQTQEITGTDKVNGITYTDRDTHEEKHIELQGVFVQIGLVPNTDWLGDLVERTKFGEIIVDKHGATNVPGVFAAGDCTDNAYNQIIISMGSGATASLGAFDYLIRN